The following are encoded together in the Chaetodon auriga isolate fChaAug3 chromosome 6, fChaAug3.hap1, whole genome shotgun sequence genome:
- the rad52 gene encoding DNA repair protein RAD52 homolog, translating to MFGYNGWSHSISQQNVDFVDLINGKFYVGVSAFVKVQLKDGSFHEDVGYGVSEGLKSKALSLEKARKEAVTDGMKRALKCFGNALGNCILNKEYLLAINKIPKQPPPPLDLMQTKRSDGEPSVDKARFSSLVREDKLASAVALGRTPLEPRILNQNQNCSDVHTPNAADSALDRQSENVCSRPVMDSVSAGHTDPKQLRKLRQQQLQQKFRKEMEAKKLQEKQHQTKSEDTEVAIGRGSSGGHEDVPALHDSTSTGHRTPSSRDEYLADDPELWDFTLDGIEELNVPAGGPQARGLRPSTPSNHQMQTRSKTPQRAPGRPPDEAPSYSSGQDRTQFRPQAGSGEAFSPYRQGQYMKKRRLDT from the exons ATGTTTGGATACAACGGATGGTCTCACTCCATCTCTCAGCAGAATGTCG ACTTTGTTGACCTCATCAATGGGAAGTTTTATGTTGGAGTCAGTGCGTTtgtcaaagtgcagctgaag GATGGGTCGTTTCATGAGGATGTCGGGTATGGAGTCAGTGAAGGGCTGAAGTCTAAAGCTCTGTCACTGGAAAAGGCGAGAAAAGAAGCTGTCACTGATGGCATGAAGAGAGCACTGAA ATGCTTCGGTAACGCTCTGGGAAACTGCATCCTGAATAAAGAATATCTTCTGGCCATTAATAAGATCCCCAAACAG cctcctcctcctctagaCCTGATGCAGACGAAGCGCTCTGACGGTGAGCCCTCAGTGGACAAGGCCCGCTTCTCCAGTCTGGTCCGGGAGGACAAGCTTGCGTCTGCGGTGGCACTTGGTAGGACACCGCTGGAGCCCAGAATCCTCAACCAGAACCAGAACTGCTCAGATGTTCATACTCCTAATGCTGCTGACTCTGCTCTCGACAGGCAGAGTGAGAACGTCTGCTCCAG ACCTGTCATGGACTCGGTGTCTGCAGGGCACACAGACCCCAAACAGCTGAGAAAGCTccgacagcagcagcttcagcagaaGTTCAGGAAAGAGATGGAGGCcaagaagctgcaggagaaacagcATCAAACCAAGTCTGAGGACACAGAGGTCGCCATTGGACGGGGGTCCAGTGGAG GTCATGAAGATGTACCCGCACTCCATGACAGCACCTCGACTGGACACAGGACCCCCAGCAGCAGGGACGAGTATTTAGCAG atgaTCCTGAACTCTGGGATTTCACTCTGGATGGGATTGAGGAGCTTAATGTCCCTGCAGGTGGCCCACAGGCCAGAGGGCTCAGGCCCAGCACGCCCAGCAATCACCAGATGCAGACACGCAGTAAGACCCCTCAGAGAGCCCCGGGCAGACCTCCAGACGAGGCCCCATCATATAGCAGTGGACAGGACCGGACTCAGTTCAGACCTCAAGCAGGATCAG GTGAAGCCTTCAGTCCATACAGACAAGGACAGTACATGAAGAAACGCAGACTGGACACTTGA